A region from the Chlamydiales bacterium genome encodes:
- the cyoA gene encoding ubiquinol oxidase subunit II, giving the protein MQKKFKFTLLLVFVVGSLLWGMWLLYESKLAVLDPKGAIADAERSLFFTATWLMLIVVIPVFVLTIYIIWKYRASNKKATYSPDWDKSHLIESIWWGVPLVIVIALGVITWKSCIELDPFRPLVHENKPLRIQVVALQWKWLFIYPDQNIATVNFVHFPEKTPLNFEITADAPMNSFWIPQLGSQIYAMPGMDSRLHLIASEPGTFRGSSANLSGRGFAGMTFTAKASTQEEFDQWVASAKASQKVLTFDEYTQLVEPSENNPVASYSLKEEDLYQRIIMKYVK; this is encoded by the coding sequence ATGCAGAAAAAATTTAAGTTTACCCTTCTTCTAGTGTTTGTAGTTGGATCTCTGCTCTGGGGCATGTGGCTACTCTATGAGTCAAAGCTAGCGGTTTTAGACCCTAAAGGGGCCATTGCCGATGCCGAGCGCAGCCTCTTTTTTACGGCCACCTGGCTGATGCTGATCGTGGTGATTCCGGTGTTTGTTCTGACGATTTATATCATCTGGAAATACAGGGCGAGCAATAAGAAGGCCACCTACTCTCCAGATTGGGATAAGAGCCATCTGATCGAGTCGATCTGGTGGGGCGTTCCCCTCGTAATCGTGATTGCCCTTGGCGTGATCACCTGGAAGAGCTGCATCGAGCTCGATCCATTTAGACCTCTTGTTCATGAGAATAAGCCGCTGCGTATACAAGTTGTTGCTCTACAGTGGAAGTGGCTCTTCATCTATCCAGATCAGAATATCGCCACTGTGAACTTTGTCCACTTCCCAGAGAAGACCCCCTTAAACTTTGAGATCACGGCTGACGCTCCGATGAACTCCTTCTGGATTCCTCAATTGGGAAGTCAGATCTATGCGATGCCGGGAATGGATAGCAGATTGCATCTGATCGCAAGCGAGCCAGGCACATTTAGAGGCTCCTCTGCCAACTTAAGCGGACGCGGATTTGCGGGAATGACCTTCACTGCAAAGGCGTCTACTCAAGAGGAGTTTGACCAGTGGGTCGCATCGGCTAAAGCTTCACAAAAGGTCCTGACGTTTGATGAGTATACGCAGCTTGTAGAACCGAGCGAAAATAACCCAGTAGCCTCCTACTCTTTAAAAGAAGAGGATCTCTACCAACGGATAATCATGAAATATGTCAAATGA
- the cyoB gene encoding cytochrome o ubiquinol oxidase subunit I — MSNELYSTLFGRLTLHAFKHDAIQTGASVSVVLGLVFFVALLFYTKRWKWLWREWLTSLDPKKIGIMYLLVAIVMLLKGVSDAVLMRFQQVTALGGAEGLLTADHFQQIFTAHGTTMIFFVGMGSIFALMNWIIPLQIGARDVAFPFLNSVSYWLFAAGAMLLMGSMIIGDFSATGWVAYPPLSGLKYSPGEGVDYWIWSVQIAGIGSLLAGINFFATIFKMRCPGMTFMKMPVFVWSMLGCLVLILFAFPILTATLGLLTLDRYLGMHFFTPDMGGNPMMYINLIWAWGHPEVYILILPAFGVFSELVATFSQKRIFAYASMVWAIGIIVFLSFIVWAHHFFTMGAGANVNAFFGVMTMLIAIPTGVKIFNWLFTMYRGRILFTTPVVWFLGFVLTFSVGGMAGVLMSIAPVDFQVHNSLFLIAHFHSVIIGGVLFGVFAAITYWFPKMTGFKLNEKWGMYASISWIVGFLLAFLPLYILGLMGATRRLDHYDPSTGWFPLFAIAGVGVALVSLGIGFQLLQLYVSIKERKQNLDTTGDPWNGRTLEWATSSPPPLYNFAITPQVSDHDSYWYDKLNKPTNPEEPRYEDIHMPKNSPAGIIIGGFGLTLCFALVWYITWLAIVSLVGAVICLIVRLCNDDYEYTIPAHEVERAEMELSKRGGQ, encoded by the coding sequence ATGTCAAATGAACTCTACAGTACGCTATTTGGACGACTGACTCTTCACGCTTTTAAACACGATGCAATACAGACTGGCGCAAGCGTCTCTGTTGTACTGGGCCTCGTTTTTTTTGTGGCTCTTCTATTTTACACCAAGCGCTGGAAGTGGCTCTGGAGAGAGTGGCTCACCTCCCTCGATCCTAAAAAGATCGGGATCATGTATCTACTCGTCGCGATCGTCATGCTCCTGAAAGGAGTCTCTGATGCTGTACTAATGCGCTTTCAGCAGGTGACAGCTTTAGGTGGTGCAGAAGGACTCTTAACTGCAGACCACTTTCAGCAGATCTTTACAGCGCACGGCACCACAATGATCTTCTTCGTGGGAATGGGATCGATCTTTGCTTTAATGAACTGGATCATTCCGCTGCAGATCGGCGCGCGCGATGTCGCCTTCCCCTTTTTGAATTCTGTAAGCTACTGGCTCTTTGCTGCTGGCGCAATGCTTCTGATGGGTTCGATGATCATCGGCGACTTCTCTGCTACAGGCTGGGTTGCCTATCCTCCCCTTTCGGGACTAAAGTATAGCCCGGGCGAGGGAGTCGACTACTGGATATGGAGCGTGCAGATTGCAGGGATTGGAAGTCTACTTGCGGGGATCAACTTCTTCGCGACGATCTTTAAGATGCGCTGTCCGGGCATGACATTCATGAAGATGCCCGTCTTTGTATGGAGCATGCTAGGATGTCTCGTTCTCATTCTCTTCGCCTTTCCTATTCTGACTGCAACGCTTGGCCTGCTTACACTCGATAGATATCTGGGGATGCACTTCTTCACGCCAGATATGGGCGGCAATCCGATGATGTACATCAACCTTATCTGGGCCTGGGGCCATCCCGAAGTGTACATCTTGATTCTACCTGCCTTTGGTGTCTTCTCCGAGCTCGTTGCCACCTTCTCACAGAAGCGCATCTTCGCCTACGCTTCGATGGTCTGGGCAATCGGCATCATCGTCTTTCTCTCCTTTATCGTCTGGGCGCACCACTTCTTCACAATGGGTGCAGGTGCGAACGTCAACGCCTTCTTTGGTGTGATGACGATGCTCATCGCAATTCCTACAGGGGTGAAGATCTTCAACTGGCTCTTCACGATGTATAGAGGGCGCATCCTCTTTACCACCCCCGTTGTCTGGTTTCTCGGCTTTGTTCTTACCTTCTCAGTGGGAGGAATGGCAGGGGTTCTGATGTCGATTGCACCCGTCGACTTCCAGGTGCATAACAGCCTCTTCCTTATTGCTCACTTCCACTCGGTGATCATCGGCGGCGTTCTGTTTGGTGTTTTTGCTGCCATTACCTACTGGTTCCCCAAGATGACGGGATTTAAGCTCAATGAGAAGTGGGGAATGTACGCCAGCATCTCTTGGATCGTCGGATTCCTCCTCGCCTTCCTCCCCCTCTATATTTTGGGACTCATGGGCGCAACAAGACGTCTCGACCACTACGACCCCTCGACTGGCTGGTTTCCCCTCTTTGCAATCGCAGGAGTCGGAGTCGCTCTTGTTTCTCTTGGAATTGGATTTCAGCTCCTTCAACTCTATGTGAGCATAAAAGAGCGCAAACAGAATCTAGACACAACAGGCGACCCATGGAATGGCAGAACGCTCGAATGGGCAACCTCCTCCCCTCCTCCGCTCTACAATTTCGCCATCACACCTCAAGTCTCCGATCACGACTCCTACTGGTATGATAAATTGAACAAGCCGACAAATCCTGAGGAGCCTCGTTATGAGGATATCCACATGCCGAAGAACAGCCCTGCCGGAATCATCATCGGAGGATTCGGACTCACCCTCTGCTTCGCACTCGTCTGGTACATCACTTGGCTTGCCATCGTAAGCCTCGTGGGAGCAGTCATCTGTCTCATCGTGCGCCTCTGCAATGATGATTATGAGTACACAATTCCCGCGCATGAAGTTGAAAGAGCGGAGATGGAGCTATCAAAAAGAGGTGGTCAATGA